A window of Rhipicephalus microplus isolate Deutch F79 chromosome X, USDA_Rmic, whole genome shotgun sequence genomic DNA:
CGCGTAAGGATACATATAAATGCCCTCGCCCCCTTGAATGCTCGATAAAGACTGCAGCTTCTACAGTGCTGAACGGAACTACTGAAACAGAGCTCAAGCAAGAAGGAACGGCACAAGGAAAGCGAAAGTGTGGCGCACACCTCATGACGTTGAGCacttcttaaatgcgaagcagttcttCACATACTGCAAttacttttggcgtctatctgtctatctatctatgtatccaCCTACGTCTGGTATCTCTATTGATCCCCCCCTTAACTTggagtaaaccaaaattagtacagGAGGGTAAGATGGCCTGACAAATACGACACGCTGGTCATGGCATCAATAAGGTCAATACCAACGGCACAAACCCgtgagcgagtatgtgccactggtatgcgggtatgttccATATTTGATGGACAGTTCTATCCAGGAACGTCTAGAACACATAGGGTTAACTAACGAGCGAGCGTGAAGAAAAAGTTGACATCGGCAGCATTGACCCGACGGAGGCAAAAAAGAAACCTCGGGGTCCCAGCAGGAAACGAACCTCAGTACAAACTACAAAGGCAACACAGCACCGTGGAGGAACAATCATTGATAAAGTATTCGACCACGAAACCACGCCAGGTctgggaactacttttcaaacagaccgAATGTATACGTGAAACGTCTATTCTGGTTGCAGTGGTGGCTATTCAACttcataaacattacacatgcttctataatacagccgtcatgtcgggttaacgttaattgtagttaggtgccaccCACTCAAGTTATAGGGctgccatcctcgcgagcaccagcgcttcgtatcagctttATTACTTCTAGTGGGGATAGATCCACGTTGCTGATGGAATGgtcacgcaactgtaaacaactggttatataaaatatACGTGGTTGTTCAACATATGTGTGTACGTGCATTTGTACATagctttagcgccacttcataccggttcgttcaataaaaaaagaatacagCACAGTCACCGCATTACTTTGATTTCCAAGAAACGGACGAGGACCTCGAGAAAGGCGTGGTCGCCATCCCCAATGATACAACACTTCCGGTGTTGGCGGCCGCTAGAAAGAGGCGGTATCGAGCCGTGGTCACAGTGTGAAATGAAGTCGCCAATGACGAAGATTGCCGCTTTGCTACTCTTATGAAAAAAGTACTGGCCTATGTATTcatgccccaccgcagtggtctagtggctaatgtacatagctgctgacccacaggtcgtgggatcgaatcccgacttcggcgactgcatttctgatgaaggcggaaacgttgtgggcccgtgtgctcagattcgggggcACGTTgtaaactccaggtggtcgaaatttatggagccctacactacgccgtctctcataatcatattgtggttttgggacctgaaacctcacaaatcaatcaatcattcatcaATCTATTCATCGATAAAACGAGAAGAAAACGTTTCTGGTTAGTTTCAGTGCTTAGGCATCAGGGTGGTTCGGACTTTTTTCCCGTCCCGTTCAATCACGCCGCACCAATTAGAATTGAAGTGGAGAGCTTTAGAATACCATACTCAATGCTTGCGGGCATATTGTTAGCGTTTGCCACTGAATGGAAGCCCGCACGGGGTGATCCTATACGGCAAAACGCAAGCACAAGGCTTTGCGTTGCATTGTTGTTAAAACTATCTAATAATATTACAGTTTCAGTAGCACCAGACTCCTCGCTACGATACTATTGCGAAACTATGCTCACCTGTAGCTTACGACGTGACGCGAACACAAAGCTTTGCGTCGCACTGTTCTAAAACAGCAATACAATGCAGTATCACAAGCGGGAGACTTCTCTCAGGTCGTAGCTATGCTCACCTGAAGGTGGAGGTCGTCACTGGACCTCTGCCTGGGTCCGCATATGCCGTTTGGGTGGACGACACCAGGGTCCTGGTACAGTGGCGAGGATGCAGGTATGGACTCCTCTTCTGTGGGAGCCATGCAGCGGGgcccattggctgtggcgcctacGACGATGCCGTGGCTCACGCCGTTCATGGTCAGTGTAGCAGCTGCAATGGTGTCAGGCTGGAGCTTCGCGGAGCAAGGCGGCACAGCCGCCGCGACGCCAGCAGATGCCTGACCGGGGGCGCCATTGGCGTAGGTAGCCTGTCCATTGGCGTGGGGGACCTCTTTGTTTGCGTAGGGGACCTGGCCGTTGGCGTAAGGGACCTGGCCATCGGCGGCTCCTCTCACTGAGACGACCGCCGGCCGCCCCACGGTGCCAAGGCCAGAATCGCTGCTTCCCGCAGCAACTGCAGGAAAGCCATACCAATTGTCTCCGCCTAAGAAGTCATCGCACCTGAAGTCAGAAGGGCATTGGACACTGAAATCTTGCAAGGCTGTACTTTCACAAGCGCAGCTGTGAACGGCGAGTTATGTGTTTCTTAGCCTTAATATATGTGAGACATaacgatttgattgatttgtggggtttaacctccaaaaaccatcatatgatgagaaacgccgtagtgaaggtttTTGAAAATTGACCAGCTGCGGTTTTCAACTTGCACCAAAATCTGGCAGGCATAACGATTTCGCGTGGCGTGTGAGTGGTCAAATGTTTGAGAATAAAGTTGGCACTTACGCGCCCTGCAGCACTACGCCCTCTCCCCCAGCCGTAGGCGGAAAGTAAAGGGGTGGGCTTAGGGGCTCGGGCACCCACCGAGCTGCTTCATGGGCAGCAGACCCTTCTCCCCACCCGTGGCATGCAGCCTGGATATAATATTAGAGCTGGGCTTAGGCTGTTATTCTAAGCAAACGCATTGTTGTCTACCCTGTCTTGAAGCTATTTCAGAGGTGATTCTTCATCCCCGTGCATTTTCCTTTCATGATAATAAAATTCGAATTCGAGGGTAGTGATAAAAAGGCAGTCTGGCTCTGTGGTCGCATTGAGGACGAAGTCGCAGGATCACGtaaattgcgatatttgcatgacagtTGTACAAATAGGTATGGCATTTACGCGTACGCATCAAGAAAATTAGTTTTTTATGTAATTGATATTTTATAAGCTATTTATAATTTTATAAAGTTTTTCGCTCTTTtgatctacctacctacctacctacctgcctacctacctacctacctacctacctacctacctacctacctacctacctacctacctacctacctacctacctacctgcctgcctgcgtgcctgcctgcctgcctgcctgcctgcctacctccCTGCCtccctgcctacctacctacctacctacctacctacctacctacctacctacctacctacctacctacctacctacctacctacctacctacctatctatctatctatctatctatctatctatctatctatctatctatctatctatctatctatctatctatctatctatctatctatctatctatctatctatctatctgtagaGGTGGAGGTGTGGAAAAGCAAGTTCTCCGATGTTCCTCAATGGAGCCCGATCCTGAGCGGGTTAATCCCAGCTGCGGCAAGGATGTACCCCAAATCTTCTCATCCGCTCCACTGGTTTTCGGCATAACTGCCCTGGCACGCATGTTTACTTTTCGGAATATAAACAAGGCTCGAcaattttaaaaattttgttttaatGAGTGGACATAGGGCGcaggagagaaagaaaagatgaggGGTGCGCGTGAGGCGGGGTGGTTCTTGGATCTACGCCGCAATAAACAGACGTCGAGACGCTCTGTTCTTCATCTCCAGGCGTATTAGTCCTTTGAACCCGCACTCTAAGGCGACATTACCCCccaaaaaaggagtaacggagcccaataggcacgcgcgatgaacggatagaccgttaaGGAtgaaccacagagggaagcgtgccgcgtgcaaaccacttcatctccaaacacgctccaaagggatgaaccacccgggAAAATCAGGCAGCGCGCAAGgcgttgccaaggtcactagcCGTCCTCCTCCTCTCCTGGCTCAATCTTTCCTCGTATTTTGCTGGCGAAGGTTCGCTTTGCGTCGTGCTCGGAGTGCTCGAGCACGGCCACCTGAATTCGATGATTTAGGAATTATGACGTGGTGATTTTGTGTACGCTTGGATCAGAGTgagctgctgcttttacgtttcgttGCATTCACGAAGTCTgcagcaagtctcgacacgtcaccacgccacgctgtatatctctggcttcaagatagtcacgaccaacacatgacagcaacagttgggaaggccaacatggcaaccgagaagacagcaggcctatcggatatatacttcagtccggcTCAGGGCAGAAATTAGCGCTGAATTCTTTCGCAAGTAAGTTATCATGCTTTATTCTACTCTACATTTCGCGTCTGCGATACGGATCGCAATTGCCGGCAACGcgcttggtcgtgttgtatatcgcacgcatgtaatgcaccgcgaaggtcagcttgggcgtctgcagttcgcctgtgctttgcgaccgcctggaaattggccgccattgccgtcggcctcccgtacgctcgtcATCCAGTGCTCAActgtcttcgccaccgcgatgagctccgcGCTGACAACATTGGGTTGAGATcttgtcgctgtgttgggagtcgtcgaaaacatgTTGAGGATTCTCGTAACGACCTTAGTTGTAGTATgccgcgcgctgtaagtgcaccagcacgggttggcggggctttcgctagcctGGGAAGTCAGTGAAAATAGGTCGtaattacagttggctttcccgtcagtcagtcgcaagcagctcggcgtcGTCCGTTGGCCGTGGTGGCGGACTCACTCGCGTTATCGCGCAGCACTCGCTGGAGTTTGTaaaaaagggccgcattaccgtcgatttcatCGGAGCTAGCTCTAAACCAGCTcgacgctgttcgtggcggcggccaagcgtacgttcgttctcctgttcgaagttcgctggcagTAGACACTCCGCGAGCAGCACCGTGTTTGGCCTCGCaatcgcttgctcgagctgaacgacgtcgctcgcttaggactcaccGACTTCTTGGCGGGACGGtagttcgcggagttgtggctgcggctgCCGCTTTGAGCTGTGGCGCTACGTGGATTTGAAATGAgtctgacgatgtgtgacatcacggtgaaatattagcatgtcatatctcacgtatgtttttattcCACCTTGCACGTATTGCTCATATGCATTCGTATTGATCCTCTGTCACGTATGACTCACTATTTTatatacttattgtgcagccgtgggcacacaccatgctgaaggctgtgtgcgctggcgtctgcaatgcctgtcatctatcgcttccgtcggaggagatccacaaggagtgaacacaATGTGACAAGGAGACTAGACTTGTACACTTAACCATGAACTCACTTAAAAATGTAGAAACGTCATGtgtatgtaaaaaaataaaagatttcgatgtctcacttttgtatTTCGTTTTTGTGGTGACTGCGAAAGCAGCTagacataggtggctaactacttttttgcgTATTCTTTTCTGCACtgtttgttgctcactgcgcaggaAAACAGGTGAAAgaagtattaggcctggcagaaaataaacaaaaaaacattgtttgAACTGGCGATAAAAAGTTAATCTGATt
This region includes:
- the LOC142776801 gene encoding uncharacterized protein LOC142776801 codes for the protein MTSKDARMRPRIAAGSSDSGLGTVGRPAVVSVRGAADGQVPYANGQVPYANKEVPHANGQATYANGAPGQASAGVAAAVPPCSAKLQPDTIAAATLTMNGVSHGIVVGATANGPRCMAPTEEESIPASSPLYQDPGVVHPNGICGPRQRSSDDLHLQNFFQNFCVQSFHLEPFFFLLQRFCVICFCFIWTSVFCFVYVL